One genomic segment of Tubulanus polymorphus chromosome 4, tnTubPoly1.2, whole genome shotgun sequence includes these proteins:
- the LOC141904529 gene encoding uncharacterized protein LOC141904529 has protein sequence MIQRITATATEALLILLIITTRFINASEVGCYTIWNGTTDTRLLTTSPGFYLTSQILTSSECQLHCAQCSFTHASLEGDFCMCGEVSTLIESMNKNCTQLCADDNSTCGNYVTVYTTPNVVKGLVITQPATGANIEAFVETVYVDVNVTLGADVTYTYDFGDGYVATTNNSHTTHVFRSRGGSKGITVKASTPEMIQPVTASTVVQVESSIKDLQVICPRFVELNATFECIFQLKQGTDIRLHIDFDDGRYFPFTPADSFPYEVGSVQSTAGPTGTVASASMHFLKSHFLRHNGSVVAVEVTLKTAGNVTFELYRPYCQEATAEFCVHLNRCINSTNQCRPVTGKIRCSGDTIYSFRLRTCVFKGNGTVAPHDDQTLGNPPNYRFIDRWSFEVNESGLYYYAMPRTVDIQAGDVPVIGAGSTMEISTFSTSHSATAAFTPNTGDSAYIDRNTTNYIVNQTDMTSHNFDFFVKFYVMRPAITKITHRYAAALGETNFTVSANASNVITNKTVTDSMKIEILVKISNFTLLCEDKGRTHWDFNFTIPEHPGTSPVYSWDFGDGNQANSTELVYIYRYLLPGFYTVTVTARNELNQQSITRNLTVQDTISHVSVDVNDQPATLFGQATTIIVSGTEGSDGIYQLHFGDGSQTQAGLGLFNETHSHQSYFTVSQGRTITESLKQTSINTVDVEVCAKACLTYSQFQCKSFVIDSVQCVLRDVGVAELEASKLEHNKPGTSLYLLKGDKQRINAIPFIWGINVNAYEN, from the exons ATGATACAGCGAataacagcaacagcaacagaaGCTCTCCTGATTTTGCTAATTATCACTACGAGATTCATTAACGCGA GCGAAGTTGGGTGCTACACTATCTGGAATGGAACCACCGATACTCGTCTGCTGACTACGTCTCCCGGATTTTACCTGACGTCACAGATATTAACCAGCAGTGAATGTCAGTTACATTGCGCTCAATGCAGTTTCAC ACACGCATCGTTGGAAGGGGATTTTTGTATGTGTGGAGAGGTATCAACGCTGATCGaatcaatgaataaaaactGTACCCAACTCTGCGCAGACGACAATTCAACATGCGGAAACTACGTCACAGTTTATACAACTCCTAACGTCGTCAAAGGTCTGGTGATAACTCAACCAGCGACAG GTGCAAATATCGAAGCATTCGTCGAGACAGTTTACGTTGACGTAAACGTAACGCTAGGAGCCGATGTTACGTATACGTACGATTTTGGCGACGGTTACGTAGCAACAACGAACAATTCACATACAACCCACGTGTTTCGATCAAGAG GTGGTTCTAAGGGTATAACCGTGAAAGCGTCTACCCCGGAAATGATACAACCAGTCACGGCGTCAACCGTCGTTCAAGTCGAATCATCGATCAAAGATTTGCAGGTGATCTGTCCGCGATTCGTCGAACTTAATGCAACTTTCGAATGTATATTTCAACTGAAGCAAGGGACGGATATAAGACTTCATATTGATTTCGATGACGGGCGCTATTTTCCATTTACACCGGCGG ACTCTTTTCCGTACGAGGTGGGGTCGGTTCAGTCTACGGCCGGACCAACGGGAACAGTCGCTAGTGCGTCAATGCACTTCCTGAAGAGCCACTTCCTACGCCATAACGGAAGTGTTGTCGCTGTTGAGGTAACCCTGAAGACTGCGGGAAACGTCACCTTCGAG CTATATCGTCCATATTGCCAAGAAGCAACTGCCGAATTTTGTGTCCATTTAAATCGATGCATTAATTCCACGAATCAATGTCGTCCTGTGACTGGTAAAATCCGCTGTAGCGGAGATACTATTTATTCCTTCCGTTTACGAACGTGCGTCTTTAAAGGAAATGGAACAGTGGCGCCCCATGACGACCAAACTCTCGGTAACCCGCCAAATTATAGATTTATTGATCGATGGAGCTTCGAGGTGAATGAAAGTGGTTTATATTATTACGCAATGCCTAGAACTGTAGACATTCAGGCTGGTGATGTTCCGGTGATCGGAGCCGGTTCAACCATGGAGATATCGACGTTTTCTACATCTCACAGCGCTACAGCTGCATTCACTCCGAATACCGGCGATTCCGCTTACATCGACCGCAATACGACCAACTACATCGTGAATCAGACCGATATGACGTCACACAACTTCGACTTCTTCGTCAAATTCTACGTGATGAGGCCAGCGATTACGAAAATAACACATCGGTACGCGGCCGCGCTGGGTGAAACTAATTTCACTGTATCAGCAAATGCTAGCAACGTCATCACAAATAAAACAGTTACTGATAGTATGAAAATTGAGatacttgtgaaaatatcgaaTTTCACATTATTATGTGAAGATAAAG GTCGAACTCACTGGGACTTTAATTTTACGATACCCGAGCACCCGGGAACCAGTCCGGTTTATTCCTGGGATTTCGGCGATGGAAATCAAGCGAATTCGACCGAACTGGTTTATATATATCGGTACTTGTTACCCGGTTTCTATACGGTAACAGTAACCGCTCGGAACGAGTTAAACCAACAATCTATAACG agaaATCTCACTGTACAGGACACGATAAGTCACGTGTCAGTTGACGTTAACGACCAACCGGCGACATTGTTTGGACAAGCGACAACTATCATCGTATCTGGAACTGAGG GTTCGGATGGTATTTATCAACTTCATTTCGGTGATGGTTCTCAAACTCAAGCAGGATTGG GATTGTTTAATGAAACTCACAGTCATCAGTCGTATTTTACTGTGTCGCAAGGAAGAACGATTACTGAGTCACTGAAACAGACTTCTATtaataccg TTGATGTTGAAGTTTGCGCCAAAGCTTGTTTGACCTATTCGCAATTCCAGTGTAAATCATTTGTTATTGACTCCGTTCAGTGTGTGCTTCGTGATGTTGGTGTCGCTGAACTTGAGGCCAGTAAACTCGAGCATAACAAACCTGGAACGTCACTTTATTTGCTTAAAG GTGATAAACAGCGCATTAACGCGATTCCTTTTATCTGGGGCATCAATGTTAACGCTTACGAAAATTAA
- the LOC141903976 gene encoding uncharacterized protein LOC141903976 isoform X1 encodes MGLIAYPTLIIAVCSAENAEIAFVGFDFIFGFLGTANTFTLTVAAFHRYMMVSRNQQHGKIQRRTHYTGYLVGIKIASIVITAISTVIPYSIGFRGTASVILNTSRMFITLLIPILVMSVCYRRIYRQMKQVATQVRLNRISTVSWRYFGSAADVISPSIHRSDDKSSSMQKTVGYRMLLIIHLTLISWLPDSLFTIISASCDFKIRTEYRVLVATLAFTCLLYNPILNVAVHSYLKKSFKMMLLCQGNLVRISPNSTSFVEMKRREGLQTNASAVVEPILIYPPKSRQMNKPACKTVSSLSTLRSAGTEDGCLPGSVGDKNTGHVTINDGILLHAPDLLLRSRQPSLSPSMISTISSVRISSFISDDAADTDRKS; translated from the exons ATGGGATTGATCGCTTATCCGACCCTGATCATCGCTGTCTGTAGCGCTGAGAATGCCGAAATAGCCTTCGTGggatttgatttcatttttggatTTCTCGGTACTGCGAATACGTTCACGCTAACAGTTGCAGCATTTCACAG gtATATGATGGTCAGTAGAAATCAACAACACGGTAAAATACAGCGCAGAACTCACTACACGGGATACTTGGTGGGTATCAAAATCGCGTCGATCGTTATAACAGCCATATCCACTGTTATCCCGTATTCAATCGGGTTTCGAGGAACAGCGTCTGTTATACTAAATACATCGAGAATGTTCATCACACTTCTGATACCCATTCTAGTAATGTCGGTGTGCTATCGTCGCATCTATCGTCAGATGAAACAGGTGGCAACTCAAGTCCGTCTCAATCGCATTTCTACCGTAAGTTGGAGATATTTCGGCTCGGCGGCTGACGTCATTTCGCCCTCCATTCACCGATCCGATGATAAATCTTCATCGATGCAAAAAACAGTTGGATATcgcatgttgttgataatacATTTGACGCTGATTTCGTGGCTGCCAGATTCATTGTTCACCATTATTTCGGCTTCGTGCGATTTTAAGATACGTACAGAGTACCGTGTACTAGTGGCCACCCTAGCCTTCACTTGTCTCTTATATAATCCCATATTGAACGTAGCCGTTCATAGCTATCTGAAAAAATCGTTCAAAATGATGTTATTATGTCAGGGAAATCTCGTTAGAATATCGCCGAATTCCACGTCATTTGTCGAGATGAAACGTCGCGAGGGGTTGCAGACCAACGCGTCCGCGGTAGTAGAACCCATCCTTATTTATCCGCCGAAATCTCGACAAATGAACAAACCCGCGTGTAAAACAGTTTCATCGTTATCGACACTACGATCAGCAGGAACCGAGGACGGTTGTTTACCGGGATCAGTCGGTGACAAGAACACCGGTCATGTAACTATTAACGATGGTATACTGTTACACGCCCCGGACCTGCTACTGAGATCCAGACAACCTTCACTCTCACCGTCAATGATCAGTACAATCAGCTCCGTACGAATATCTTCGTTTATTTCTGACGATGCGGCAGATACCGATAGGAAATCGTAA
- the LOC141903976 gene encoding short-chain dehydrogenase/reductase family 9C member 7-like isoform X2, with amino-acid sequence MIPRGYRFIVVTIGVTLVWLSWLTNGFADIESILSATVLCTLLTIWVAFLSWRRPPHLSVSGKAVFITGCDSGFGHLTAKRLSSLDCLVFAACLNPCEGGAKELQYTENIHVIKCDVTKESDVTAAKEFIESNLGDKDLWAVVNNAGVAVFSPLEWTPASEFERMMSVNVMGVVRVTKTFLPMLRKSRGRVINVASLAGRFNLPLYCAYAMSKSACIAFSDCLRREMAAFEVMVSTVEPTLYSTNLTAVDRVTQEATTHWNNSPHEIQQAYGQVYFDHFIKRTIRKVLSRSLPNPNEVVDEMMDAVCSERPKSRYVPNLRVRLKVFVLSHLPDRWLDKIFHLGGENIIASSYKH; translated from the exons ATGATTCCACGCGGATATAGGTTTATTGTGGTAACTATCGGTGTAACGTTAGTTTGGCTTTCCTGGTTGACTAACGGATTTGCCGATATTGAAAGTATCCTCTCAGCTACTGTTCTGTGTACTCTACTGACTATTTGGGTCGCCTTCCTCAGTTGGAGGCGACCTCCGCACCTATCAGTATCGGGAAAAGCTGTTTTTATCACAG GTTGTGACAGTGGTTTTGGACATTTAACAGCGAAACGACTATCATCATTGGATTGTTTAGTGTTTGCGGCGTGTTTGAACCCGTGTGAGGGCGGGGCTAAAGAACTCCAATACACCGAAAACATACACGTCATCAAGTGTGACGTCACGAAAGAATCTGACGTAACCGCGGCGAAGGAATTCATAGAGTCGAATTTGGGAGATAAAG ATTTGTGGGCAGTAGTAAATAATGCAGGTGTTGCTGTGTTCAGCCCGCTCGAATGGACACCCGCTTCTGAATTTGAAAGGATGATGTCGGTGAACGTGATGGGAGTCGTTCGAGTGACGAAAACATTTCTACCGATGTTACGAAAGTCTCGAGGACGAGTGATCAACGTAGCGAGTCTCGCAG gcAGGTTCAATCTACCTCTGTATTGCGCGTACGCGATGTCTAAAAGCGCGTGTATCGCGTTCTCTGACTGTCTGAGGAGAGAAATGGCCGCGTTTGAAGTGATGGTCAGCACTGTAGAACCGACCCTTTACAG CACGAATCTGACCGCGGTCGATCGAGTCACTCAAGAAGCGACAACTCATTGGAACAATTCACCCCATGAAATACAACAAGCTTACGGACAAGTTTATTTCGACCATTTCATCAAACGAACCATCCGAAAAGTACTGAGTCGGAGTCTTCCTAACCCGAATGAAGTGGTCGATGAAATGATGGACGCGGTTTGCTCCGAGAGACCCAAATCCAGATATGTCCCCAATTTACGAGTTCGGCTGAAAGTATTCGTGTTATCTCATCTACCCGATCGATGGTTGGATAAGATATTTCACCTCGGCGGAGAGAATATCATCGCTTCTTCTTATAAgcattaa
- the LOC141903650 gene encoding sorting nexin-29-like isoform X1, whose translation MTSESYECERKSLLNRLLDAVKQCQVRFGGKKELATDADSRVVCLCNYWEAVLQHGIKHTGAGGKALSTLKQVTEKAGLANIPGVSDIKNLETEPEFFHYVKEILNKHEQQRFFMLKHITTDAGRGRAWLRASLNENSLERYMHCVIANETLLSQYYENWAFLRDMEKSSVLPNMAAGLGSILFAIAIDLEGLNTIRPAQGLDGQFSFSRLGEIEPDEDAKPVVVAVEPLLLEKKKEKKKRRKPAKLVSFDGVEPVCGRSSPTRVSTPPAPPAPNKQSFIPSNSDNSYRNDELNINSALTADGIAADESRIRTAADESRITTAVDESLSGITGQCADSISISSSSASVTSAVNDEQESCIYDIKTINSSQHEQETIDNMTIMTSQRDTSPYADVNNMTSTTSNQCSSDYNMTTTAFSTPPSTLPLTRNNINCDTDIYSNQSRSAPVSDTPVTLTPMTPIGGDDEGLMIYPASSNGNTSDTASIDSYNIPSCPYTESAAHALQLAQLGLSDNIPALRTAGDGSNDPESPSGKETMSTSELKQAVVAMMLRKDDVEEENRQLRALCEVEQETSAGLKAELEEIRKSHHITIEKDQSRIQALTRENELLKHQLKKYVNAVQLLRREGLAAEGKIGVHLDDIQPAIPASKPQIDYSHEASEYEKKLIQVAEMHGELIEFNESLHKQLLSKESQLRRLRQDLIELRGPLPNHHEEHTDDNTSISSDADVLSPTSRPLINIWIPSAFMRGVGTESHHVYQVYVRIRDEEWTVYRRYAQFYESHNKLRKKYAILNTFEFPPKKAIGNKGGKFVEDRRKRLQNYIRQVINWLVQNNAQLASNACKDNLIALVPVLGEIPDKKKSSKNRRKSAPSTSQPAGIQPAPVVAADMYMGL comes from the exons ATGACTT CTGAATCGTATGAATGTGAAAGGAAGAGTTTATTGAATCGACTTCTCGACGCAGTTAAACAATGTCAGGTCCGGTTTGGAGGAAAGAAAGAGCTCGCTACAGATGCTGATAGTCG agttgtttgtttatgtaattattgGGAAGCAGTTCTTCAACATGGAATTAAACACACTGGTGCTGGGGGTAAAGCCCTCTCAACTCTTAA GCAGGTCACTGAAAAAGCTGGACTGGCAAACATTCCCGGCGTTTCAGATATCAAAAACCTTGAAACAGAACCAG AATTTTTCCATTACGTCAAAGAAATCCTGAACAAACACGAACAACAGAGATTTTTCATGTTGAAGCATATAACGACAGACGCGGGCCGGGGCCGGGCCTGGCTGCGGGCGTCGTTAAACGAGAACTCATTAGAGAGATACATGCATTGTGTGATCGCAAACGAAACTCTTTTGTC TCAATATTATGAGAACTGGGCGTTTCTCAGAGACATGGAGAAGAGTTCAGTATTACCGAATATGGCAGCAG GACTAGGATCTATTCTGTTCGCTATAGCGATTGACTTAGAAGGATTGAATACTATTCGTCCTGCTCAGGGTCTCGACGGTCAGTTCTCATTCTCTCGTCTCGGAGAGATTGAACCGGATGAAGATGCGAAGCCGGTCGTTGTAGCCGTTGAACCTCTACTTTTAG agaagaaaaaagaaaagaaaaagcgAAGAAAACCGGCAAAACTGGTTTCATTTGATGGAGTTGAACCAGTATGTGGACGCTCCTCACCAACCAGAGTATCCACTCCTCCAGCTCCTCCAGCTCCAAATAAACAATCTTTCATTCCTTCAAACAGTGATAATTCTTACCGTAACGATGAACTGAATATCAATTCAGCGTTGACAGCTGACGGGATAGCGGCGGATGAATCGAGAATCAGGACCGCGGCGGATGAATCGAGAATCACGACCGCGGTAGATGAATCGTTGAGTGGAATCACTGGTCAATGCGCTGATTCAATCAGTATCAGTAGCAGCAGCGCGAGTGTCACTTCCGCTGTCAATGACGAACAAGAATCGTGTATTTACGATATAAAAACTATCAATTCTAGTCAACACGAGCAGGAAACTATAGACAATATGACTATAATGACTAGTCAGCGGGATACTAGTCCGTATGCTGATGTAAACAATATGACTAGTACGACTAGTAATCAGTGTTCATCGGATTATAATATGACAACAACGGCATTTTCAACTCCACCTTCAACTCTTCCACTAACTCGCAATAACATCAATTGTGATACTGACAT ttacagtaaTCAGAGTAGATCAGCACCGGTTAGCGATACGCCTGTTACGCTAACTCCGATGACACCAATAGGTGGCGACGATGAAGGTTTGATGATATATCCGGCGTCATCGAACGGAAACACATCGGATACAGCATCGATAGATTCATATAACATTCCATCGTGTCCGTATACTGAGAGTGCTGCTCACGCATTACAACTAGCACAACTCGGCTTATCTGACAA CATTCCTGCTCTGAGAACTGCTGGAGATGGAAGTAATGATCCGGAATCACCGTCCGGTAAAGAGACGATGTCTACAAGCGAACTGAAACAAGCGGTCGTAGCGATGATGCTTCGTAAAGACGATGTTGAAGAAGAGAATCGTCAGTTACGAGCGTTGTGTGAAGTCGAACAGGAAACGTCTGCCGGACTGAAAGCAGAATTAGAGGAGATTCGTAAATCACATCATATTACAATCGAGAAAGATCAATCACGTATACAAGCATTAACCAG AGAAAATGAACTTCTCAAACATCAACTGAAGAAATATGTTAATGCTGTACAGTTATTGAGAAGAGAAGGTCTGGCAGCGGAAG GTAAAATAGGTGTTCATTTAGATGATATTCAGCCAGCAATACCAGCCAGTAAACCACAGATTGATTACAGTCACGAAGCATCTGAATATGAAAAGAAGCTCATACAG GTTGCTGAAATGCACGGAGAACTGATCGAATTCAATGAATCACTACACAAACAATTACTATCAAAAGAATCACAATTAAGAAGACTTCGTCAAGACCTCATTGAACTGAGAGGACCG CTGCCAAATCATCATGAAGAACATACGGATGACAACACCAGCATCTCTTCAGATGCAGATGT ATTGTCACCAACATCTCGACCATTGATAAACATCTGGATTCCTTCCGCGTTCATGAGAGGTGTAGGAACTGAATCACATCATGTTTATCAG GTATATGTTCGTATACGCGATGAAGAATGGACGGTTTATAGAAGATACGCACAGTTTTATGAGTCGCATAATAAACTACGTAAAAAATACGCGATTCTCAACACTTTCGAATTTCCACCAAAAAAAGCTATAGGAAACAAG gGAGGTAAATTCGTCGAAGATCGACGTAAAAGATTACAGAATTATATTCGTCAAGTTATAAATTGGCTCGTTCAAAATAATGCACAGTTAGCATCGAACGCTTGCAAGGACAATCTGATCGCATTGGTGCCAGTTCTCGG TGAGATTCCTGACAAGaagaaatcatcaaaaaaCCGTCGGAAATCAGCGCCCTCTACGTCACAACCAGCAGGGATTCAGCCAGCACCGGTTGTAGCTGCTGATATGTACATGGGACTTTAA
- the LOC141903650 gene encoding sorting nexin-29-like isoform X2 — translation MTSESYECERKSLLNRLLDAVKQCQVRFGGKKELATDADSRVVCLCNYWEAVLQHGIKHTGAGGKALSTLKQVTEKAGLANIPGVSDIKNLETEPEFFHYVKEILNKHEQQRFFMLKHITTDAGRGRAWLRASLNENSLERYMHCVIANETLLSQYYENWAFLRDMEKSSVLPNMAAGLGSILFAIAIDLEGLNTIRPAQGLDGQFSFSRLGEIEPDEDAKPVVVAVEPLLLEKKKEKKKRRKPAKLVSFDGVEPVCGRSSPTRVSTPPAPPAPNKQSFIPSNSDNSYRNDELNINSALTADGIAADESRIRTAADESRITTAVDESLSGITGQCADSISISSSSASVTSAVNDEQESCIYDIKTINSSQHEQETIDNMTIMTSQRDTSPYADVNNMTSTTSNQCSSDYNMTTTAFSTPPSTLPLTRNNINCDTDIYSNQSRSAPVSDTPVTLTPMTPIGGDDEGLMIYPASSNGNTSDTASIDSYNIPSCPYTESAAHALQLAQLGLSDNIPALRTAGDGSNDPESPSGKETMSTSELKQAVVAMMLRKDDVEEENRQLRALCEVEQETSAGLKAELEEIRKSHHITIEKDQSRIQALTRENELLKHQLKKYVNAVQLLRREGLAAEGKIGVHLDDIQPAIPASKPQIDYSHEASEYEKKLIQVAEMHGELIEFNESLHKQLLSKESQLRRLRQDLIELRGPLPNHHEEHTDDNTSISSDADVLSPTSRPLINIWIPSAFMRGVGTESHHVYQSQRFQTVVH, via the exons ATGACTT CTGAATCGTATGAATGTGAAAGGAAGAGTTTATTGAATCGACTTCTCGACGCAGTTAAACAATGTCAGGTCCGGTTTGGAGGAAAGAAAGAGCTCGCTACAGATGCTGATAGTCG agttgtttgtttatgtaattattgGGAAGCAGTTCTTCAACATGGAATTAAACACACTGGTGCTGGGGGTAAAGCCCTCTCAACTCTTAA GCAGGTCACTGAAAAAGCTGGACTGGCAAACATTCCCGGCGTTTCAGATATCAAAAACCTTGAAACAGAACCAG AATTTTTCCATTACGTCAAAGAAATCCTGAACAAACACGAACAACAGAGATTTTTCATGTTGAAGCATATAACGACAGACGCGGGCCGGGGCCGGGCCTGGCTGCGGGCGTCGTTAAACGAGAACTCATTAGAGAGATACATGCATTGTGTGATCGCAAACGAAACTCTTTTGTC TCAATATTATGAGAACTGGGCGTTTCTCAGAGACATGGAGAAGAGTTCAGTATTACCGAATATGGCAGCAG GACTAGGATCTATTCTGTTCGCTATAGCGATTGACTTAGAAGGATTGAATACTATTCGTCCTGCTCAGGGTCTCGACGGTCAGTTCTCATTCTCTCGTCTCGGAGAGATTGAACCGGATGAAGATGCGAAGCCGGTCGTTGTAGCCGTTGAACCTCTACTTTTAG agaagaaaaaagaaaagaaaaagcgAAGAAAACCGGCAAAACTGGTTTCATTTGATGGAGTTGAACCAGTATGTGGACGCTCCTCACCAACCAGAGTATCCACTCCTCCAGCTCCTCCAGCTCCAAATAAACAATCTTTCATTCCTTCAAACAGTGATAATTCTTACCGTAACGATGAACTGAATATCAATTCAGCGTTGACAGCTGACGGGATAGCGGCGGATGAATCGAGAATCAGGACCGCGGCGGATGAATCGAGAATCACGACCGCGGTAGATGAATCGTTGAGTGGAATCACTGGTCAATGCGCTGATTCAATCAGTATCAGTAGCAGCAGCGCGAGTGTCACTTCCGCTGTCAATGACGAACAAGAATCGTGTATTTACGATATAAAAACTATCAATTCTAGTCAACACGAGCAGGAAACTATAGACAATATGACTATAATGACTAGTCAGCGGGATACTAGTCCGTATGCTGATGTAAACAATATGACTAGTACGACTAGTAATCAGTGTTCATCGGATTATAATATGACAACAACGGCATTTTCAACTCCACCTTCAACTCTTCCACTAACTCGCAATAACATCAATTGTGATACTGACAT ttacagtaaTCAGAGTAGATCAGCACCGGTTAGCGATACGCCTGTTACGCTAACTCCGATGACACCAATAGGTGGCGACGATGAAGGTTTGATGATATATCCGGCGTCATCGAACGGAAACACATCGGATACAGCATCGATAGATTCATATAACATTCCATCGTGTCCGTATACTGAGAGTGCTGCTCACGCATTACAACTAGCACAACTCGGCTTATCTGACAA CATTCCTGCTCTGAGAACTGCTGGAGATGGAAGTAATGATCCGGAATCACCGTCCGGTAAAGAGACGATGTCTACAAGCGAACTGAAACAAGCGGTCGTAGCGATGATGCTTCGTAAAGACGATGTTGAAGAAGAGAATCGTCAGTTACGAGCGTTGTGTGAAGTCGAACAGGAAACGTCTGCCGGACTGAAAGCAGAATTAGAGGAGATTCGTAAATCACATCATATTACAATCGAGAAAGATCAATCACGTATACAAGCATTAACCAG AGAAAATGAACTTCTCAAACATCAACTGAAGAAATATGTTAATGCTGTACAGTTATTGAGAAGAGAAGGTCTGGCAGCGGAAG GTAAAATAGGTGTTCATTTAGATGATATTCAGCCAGCAATACCAGCCAGTAAACCACAGATTGATTACAGTCACGAAGCATCTGAATATGAAAAGAAGCTCATACAG GTTGCTGAAATGCACGGAGAACTGATCGAATTCAATGAATCACTACACAAACAATTACTATCAAAAGAATCACAATTAAGAAGACTTCGTCAAGACCTCATTGAACTGAGAGGACCG CTGCCAAATCATCATGAAGAACATACGGATGACAACACCAGCATCTCTTCAGATGCAGATGT ATTGTCACCAACATCTCGACCATTGATAAACATCTGGATTCCTTCCGCGTTCATGAGAGGTGTAGGAACTGAATCACATCATGTTTATCAG TCACAGCGGTTTCAAACAGTTGTTCACTAA